A genomic region of Anopheles coustani chromosome 3, idAnoCousDA_361_x.2, whole genome shotgun sequence contains the following coding sequences:
- the LOC131271937 gene encoding RNA polymerase-associated protein Rtf1 isoform X2, which yields MVKRKPQAMIDSESSSDSDSGSDLDTELLSLAKKKKTTRLASASPNNAAHNRSGSGSGSDSDDEDDDDEDEEDDEEEDDEESGSEAMTKRKRKGGKPTSSSESEGEGDGDHRRNNNPSQGGGSNTAPQASGGGVKRKQPIDEEEDKSEPEEGQVSSDSEATRRDDDSSNDSSDDSSSSSSSDSEFNDGYDDNLMGDEEDRARLNALSEKERETEIFKRIERRDVMKTRWEIERKLKLAKRAERARDKQAQPEKKKKKKEKKKAQRKAEAAAAAAAAAQAEKERKKAAAAAAQAAAAAQAAAAQAAAQAVAAAAKSIGPAVSSASEYFDPKERSKERKKTVEMNRTDDKRSNAMAMLKAKREGKAKREEEEAKREAQRKQDANQQEDKEELDDVPGGKSQMKLKASDIYSDDSGSSDDDDDGDKKSGDRRSRSGGSGGSGSGSDSRSSSDSEGEDKEKKKPVQISSNAELNKLRISRHKLERFINLPIFEPTVMNCFVRINIGNNQGKPVYRVAEIVGVVETAKIYQFGRSRTNKGFKLKHGSQERVFRLEFVSNQDFSDTEYQKWLTVCASTGTPLPTVDMIERKQRDIKEASMYEFKDADIDRLVEEKNRFRAHPTNYAMKKTILMKERDAAQLRGEDDLARELNSQIQDIEERASTLDKKRSSSISLISYINDRNRKRNVEDAEKAIMEEKRAMRGQKIEDPFTRRQTQPRMSFKKDEKREEPQMMAMLAPPPPGLGKKKQEEKKPSHGAGQSDNNLYSLHDFDIDLEVPLPMGSVNVLPKPVEKPVRESGPKRSLNLEDYKKKRGLI from the exons ATGGTCAAACGAAAGCCACAGGCGATGATAGACTCGGAAAGCAGCAGTGATTCAGATTCCGGATCCGACCTAGACACC GAACTACTGTCGctggcgaagaagaaaaagactaCCCGTCTAGCATCGGCGTCTCCAAACAATGCAGCCCATAATCGGTCCGGGTCCGGTTCCGGCTCGGACTCCgatgacgaagacgacgacgatgaggacgaggaagatgatgaggaggaggacgatgaAGAGTCCGGATCTGAAGCGATGACGAAGCGCAAGCGGAAGGGTGGTAAACCAACTTCCTCATCCGAAtcggagggggagggagacGGTGACCATAGAAGGAACAATAATCCATCTCAGGGCGGCGGTAGCAACACGGCTCCACAAGCTAGCGGTGGCGGAGTGAAACGCAAGCAACCGATTGACGAAGAGGAAGATAAATCCGAGCCGGAGGAGGGTCAAGTGTCATCGGATTCGGAAGCCACTCGCCGGG ACGATGACTCCAGCAATGACTCTAGCgacgacagcagcagcagcagcagtagtgaTTCCGAGTTCAACGATGGTTACGACGATAATCTTATGGGTGACGAGGAGGATCGAGCCCGGTTGAACGCACTGTCGGAAAAGGAGCGGGAAACGGAAATTTTCAAGCGTATCGAACGGCGAGATGTAATGAAAACTCGGTGGGAAATCGAACGTAAGCTAAAACTGGCCAAGCGCGCCGAGCGGGCCCGCGACAAGCAGGCCCAaccggagaagaaaaagaagaaaaaagagaagaaaaaggccCAGAGGAAAGCAGaagcggcggcagcagcggcagcggcagcgCAGGCGGAAAAAGAACGCAAGAAGGCAGCGGCCGCGGCGGCtcaggcagcagcagctgctcaGGCGGCGGCAGCCCAAGCAGCGGCCCaggcagtagcagcagcagcgaaatCTATCGGACCGGCTG TTTCTAGTGCATCCGAATATTTCGACCCTAAGGAGCGCTCAAAGGAGAGGAAAAAGACGGTCGAGATGAACCGTACGGACGATAAACGAAGCAATGCGATGGCCATGCTGAAGGCAAAGCGCGAGGGTAAGGCGAAGCGCGAGGAAGAGGAAGCGAAAAGGGAAGCCCAGCGCAAACAGGATGCTAACCAGCAGGAAGACAAGGAAGAGCTGGACGACGTGCCCGGCGGTAAGTCACAGATGAAGCTGAAAGCGTCCGACATCTACTCGGACGATTCCGGCAGCtcggacgacgatgacgatggggACAAAAAGTCCGGCGATCGTCGATCCCGCTCGGGTGGAAGTGGTGGAAGCGGCAGTGGCAGCGACAGTCGCTCTTCAAGCGATTCCGAGGGTGAGGATAAGGAGAAAAA AAAACCGGTACAGATTAGCTCGAACGCCGAATTGAACAAACTGCGAATCTCGCGCCACAAGCTCGAGCGGTTCATCAATCTGCCCATCTTCGAACCGACCGTGATGAACTGCTTTGTGCGGATAAACATTGGCAACAACCAGGGCAAACCGGTGTATCGAGTGGCGGAGATTGTCGGAGTGGTTGAAACGGCGAAAATCTATCAGTTTGGGCGCAGCCGAACGAACAAAGGTTTTAAGCTGAAGCACGGCAGCCAGGAACGCGTTTTTCGGCTGGAGTTCGTATCGAATCAGGACTTTTCCGACACCGAGTACCAGAAGTGGTTGACGGTGTGTGCGTCGACCGGAACACCGCTCCCGACGGTCGACATGATCGAGCGAAAGCAGCGTGACATCAAGGAAGCATCGATGTACGAATTTAAGGATGCCGATATCGATCGACTGGTGGAAGAAAAGAACCGCTTCCGCGCACATCCGACAAATTATGCGATGAAGAAAACGATCCTCATGAAG GAACGCGATGCCGCTCAACTGCGAGGAGAAGATGATCTGGCCCGTGAGCTAAACTCACAGATACAGGACATCGAGGAACGAGCGAGCACGCTGGACAAGaagcgcagcagcagcatcagtcTCATTTCGTACATAAATGATCGCAACCGAAAACGCAACGTGGAAGACGCAGAGAAGGCCATCATGGAAGAGAAACGGGCCATGCGTGGTCAGAAGATCGAGGATCCGTTCACGCGCCGCCAAACGCAACCCCGGATGTCATTCAAGAAGGACGAAAAGCGTGAAGAACCACAAATGATGGCCATGTTGGCTCCGCCACCCCCTGGCCTGGGCAAGAAGAAGcaagaggagaaaaaaccgAGCCACGGGGCAGGTCAATCGGATAATAACCTCTATTCACTGCACGATTTTGATATCGATCTGGAAGTTCCCTTGCCAA TGGGGTCCGTAAATGTGCTCCCGAAACCTGTCGAAAAGCCCGTGCGAGAGTCCGGACCGAAACGATCACTCAATTTGGAGGATTACAAAAAGAAGCGCGGGTTGATTTAG
- the LOC131271937 gene encoding RNA polymerase-associated protein Rtf1 isoform X1 has product MVKRKPQAMIDSESSSDSDSGSDLDTELLSLAKKKKTTRLASASPNNAAHNRSGSGSGSDSDDEDDDDEDEEDDEEEDDEESGSEAMTKRKRKGGKPTSSSESEGEGDGDHRRNNNPSQGGGSNTAPQASGGGVKRKQPIDEEEDKSEPEEGQVSSDSEATRRGAVLSTTAGGNAAAAAASSEDDDSSNDSSDDSSSSSSSDSEFNDGYDDNLMGDEEDRARLNALSEKERETEIFKRIERRDVMKTRWEIERKLKLAKRAERARDKQAQPEKKKKKKEKKKAQRKAEAAAAAAAAAQAEKERKKAAAAAAQAAAAAQAAAAQAAAQAVAAAAKSIGPAGAESRDSPKQTSLDASDSAGALTRSDSPSSSPEKKSDDVSSASEYFDPKERSKERKKTVEMNRTDDKRSNAMAMLKAKREGKAKREEEEAKREAQRKQDANQQEDKEELDDVPGGKSQMKLKASDIYSDDSGSSDDDDDGDKKSGDRRSRSGGSGGSGSGSDSRSSSDSEGEDKEKKSGSGSGSGSGSGSGSGSSSRKPVQISSNAELNKLRISRHKLERFINLPIFEPTVMNCFVRINIGNNQGKPVYRVAEIVGVVETAKIYQFGRSRTNKGFKLKHGSQERVFRLEFVSNQDFSDTEYQKWLTVCASTGTPLPTVDMIERKQRDIKEASMYEFKDADIDRLVEEKNRFRAHPTNYAMKKTILMKERDAAQLRGEDDLARELNSQIQDIEERASTLDKKRSSSISLISYINDRNRKRNVEDAEKAIMEEKRAMRGQKIEDPFTRRQTQPRMSFKKDEKREEPQMMAMLAPPPPGLGKKKQEEKKPSHGAGQSDNNLYSLHDFDIDLEVPLPMGSVNVLPKPVEKPVRESGPKRSLNLEDYKKKRGLI; this is encoded by the exons ATGGTCAAACGAAAGCCACAGGCGATGATAGACTCGGAAAGCAGCAGTGATTCAGATTCCGGATCCGACCTAGACACC GAACTACTGTCGctggcgaagaagaaaaagactaCCCGTCTAGCATCGGCGTCTCCAAACAATGCAGCCCATAATCGGTCCGGGTCCGGTTCCGGCTCGGACTCCgatgacgaagacgacgacgatgaggacgaggaagatgatgaggaggaggacgatgaAGAGTCCGGATCTGAAGCGATGACGAAGCGCAAGCGGAAGGGTGGTAAACCAACTTCCTCATCCGAAtcggagggggagggagacGGTGACCATAGAAGGAACAATAATCCATCTCAGGGCGGCGGTAGCAACACGGCTCCACAAGCTAGCGGTGGCGGAGTGAAACGCAAGCAACCGATTGACGAAGAGGAAGATAAATCCGAGCCGGAGGAGGGTCAAGTGTCATCGGATTCGGAAGCCACTCGCCGGGGTGCGGTGTTGAGTACCACGGCAGGGGGAAACGCGGCTGCAGCTGCAGCATCGAGTGAAGACGATGACTCCAGCAATGACTCTAGCgacgacagcagcagcagcagcagtagtgaTTCCGAGTTCAACGATGGTTACGACGATAATCTTATGGGTGACGAGGAGGATCGAGCCCGGTTGAACGCACTGTCGGAAAAGGAGCGGGAAACGGAAATTTTCAAGCGTATCGAACGGCGAGATGTAATGAAAACTCGGTGGGAAATCGAACGTAAGCTAAAACTGGCCAAGCGCGCCGAGCGGGCCCGCGACAAGCAGGCCCAaccggagaagaaaaagaagaaaaaagagaagaaaaaggccCAGAGGAAAGCAGaagcggcggcagcagcggcagcggcagcgCAGGCGGAAAAAGAACGCAAGAAGGCAGCGGCCGCGGCGGCtcaggcagcagcagctgctcaGGCGGCGGCAGCCCAAGCAGCGGCCCaggcagtagcagcagcagcgaaatCTATCGGACCGGCTGGTGCGGAAAGCCGAGATTCACCGAAACAAACTTCGCTTGATGCTAGTGACTCCGCTGGTGCATTAACGCGCTCGGATAGTCCTTCCTCTTCgccggaaaagaaaagtgacgATG TTTCTAGTGCATCCGAATATTTCGACCCTAAGGAGCGCTCAAAGGAGAGGAAAAAGACGGTCGAGATGAACCGTACGGACGATAAACGAAGCAATGCGATGGCCATGCTGAAGGCAAAGCGCGAGGGTAAGGCGAAGCGCGAGGAAGAGGAAGCGAAAAGGGAAGCCCAGCGCAAACAGGATGCTAACCAGCAGGAAGACAAGGAAGAGCTGGACGACGTGCCCGGCGGTAAGTCACAGATGAAGCTGAAAGCGTCCGACATCTACTCGGACGATTCCGGCAGCtcggacgacgatgacgatggggACAAAAAGTCCGGCGATCGTCGATCCCGCTCGGGTGGAAGTGGTGGAAGCGGCAGTGGCAGCGACAGTCGCTCTTCAAGCGATTCCGAGGGTGAGGATAAGGAGAAAAAGTCCGGTTCGGGCTCTGGCTCGGGTTCGGGGTCCGGGTCCGGATCGGGATCGAGTAGCAGAAAACCGGTACAGATTAGCTCGAACGCCGAATTGAACAAACTGCGAATCTCGCGCCACAAGCTCGAGCGGTTCATCAATCTGCCCATCTTCGAACCGACCGTGATGAACTGCTTTGTGCGGATAAACATTGGCAACAACCAGGGCAAACCGGTGTATCGAGTGGCGGAGATTGTCGGAGTGGTTGAAACGGCGAAAATCTATCAGTTTGGGCGCAGCCGAACGAACAAAGGTTTTAAGCTGAAGCACGGCAGCCAGGAACGCGTTTTTCGGCTGGAGTTCGTATCGAATCAGGACTTTTCCGACACCGAGTACCAGAAGTGGTTGACGGTGTGTGCGTCGACCGGAACACCGCTCCCGACGGTCGACATGATCGAGCGAAAGCAGCGTGACATCAAGGAAGCATCGATGTACGAATTTAAGGATGCCGATATCGATCGACTGGTGGAAGAAAAGAACCGCTTCCGCGCACATCCGACAAATTATGCGATGAAGAAAACGATCCTCATGAAG GAACGCGATGCCGCTCAACTGCGAGGAGAAGATGATCTGGCCCGTGAGCTAAACTCACAGATACAGGACATCGAGGAACGAGCGAGCACGCTGGACAAGaagcgcagcagcagcatcagtcTCATTTCGTACATAAATGATCGCAACCGAAAACGCAACGTGGAAGACGCAGAGAAGGCCATCATGGAAGAGAAACGGGCCATGCGTGGTCAGAAGATCGAGGATCCGTTCACGCGCCGCCAAACGCAACCCCGGATGTCATTCAAGAAGGACGAAAAGCGTGAAGAACCACAAATGATGGCCATGTTGGCTCCGCCACCCCCTGGCCTGGGCAAGAAGAAGcaagaggagaaaaaaccgAGCCACGGGGCAGGTCAATCGGATAATAACCTCTATTCACTGCACGATTTTGATATCGATCTGGAAGTTCCCTTGCCAA TGGGGTCCGTAAATGTGCTCCCGAAACCTGTCGAAAAGCCCGTGCGAGAGTCCGGACCGAAACGATCACTCAATTTGGAGGATTACAAAAAGAAGCGCGGGTTGATTTAG
- the LOC131261452 gene encoding ell-associated factor Eaf, with protein MDNRLNIGSEVRELKLGSTFTNSTPSNVFHTIKYDFKPASVDVNKPAELEVSDNKQVTVTVPHLDGSGVPNTVFKGNQRDYTRKDCVLIVNRATGEITLEQLNSSIVVKKTRTENKAVNPPPPPPTIKVENNTARQSSKTKITTGVRKNAPINFVPKHSPLQGSPSYPHRSPQSAPAWNANNTQQTLPSIPMIGLDDGLDFGMPQSSSTSSSMNNHQSSNNNNINSANSNHGASSNNNNHHQQQHHHHQQQLPLLGGGSGSSNSNSSSTGGSTNNSYLNPRSSAQNNSSSTGSGGSNSNNNNHHNHHGGMNNSTSNSNHHHHNNHLSVSSAYGGLARNNMLSEPSMPPSVEVSLPSDRDLLPPPAVTGIGGGASSDPEMMTSSESDGSDDSDSSSSDQESDSSTEDNNDSPVKESIFDPRPELTGVGAAASAVDLSKDLCLSSNSDSDD; from the exons ATGGACAACCGACTTAATATCGGCTCGGAGGTGCGCGAGTTGAAACTCGGTTCAACCTTCACCAACTCCACACCGTCGAATGTGTTCCACACGATAAAAT ATGATTTCAAACCCGCCAGCGTCGACGTGAACAAACCTGCAGAACTGGAAGTTAGTGACAACAAACAGGTCACCGTTACCGTCCCACACTTGG ATGGTTCCGGTGTGCCAAATACCGTCTTCAAGGGCAACCAACGAGACTACACGCGAAAAGATTGCGTTCTCATCGTTAACCGGGCGACGGGAGAGATTACACTCGAACAGCTCAACAGTAGTATCGTGGTGAAGAAGACGAG gACCGAAAACAAAGCAGTCAATCCACCTCCGCCCCCGCCAACGATCAAGGTCGAAAATAATACCGCTAGACAAAGTTCCAAGACGAAGATCACGACCGGTGTGCGCAAAAATGCACCGATCAACTTCGTGCCAAAGCACTCGCCATTGCAGGGCTCGCCGTCCTATCCGCACCGGAGCCCTCAATCGGCACCGGC CTGGAATGCCAACAATACTCAACAGACCTTGCCAAGTATTCCGATGATCGGATTGGACGATGGCTTGGATTTCGGCATGCCACAatcctcctccacctcctcctctaTGAACAATCATcaaagcagcaacaacaataacatcaACAGCGCCAATTCCAACCACGGGGCCAgcagtaacaacaacaaccaccaccaacaacaacaccatcaccatcagcaacagctACCATTGCTTGGTGGCGGTAGTGGGAGTAGTAATAGCAACAGCAGCTCCACAGGTGGTTCCACCAACAACAGCTACCTTAATCCGCGCAGCTCCGCGCAGAACAACTCCAGCAGCACCGGAAGCggcggcagcaacagcaacaacaacaaccaccacaaccaccacggTGGCATGAACAAtagcaccagcaacagcaaccatcatcaccacaaCAATCACCTGAGCGTGTCGTCGGCGTACGGAGGACTGGCCCGGAACAATATGCTGAGCGAACCGTCGATGCCTCCGAGCGTTGAGGTTAGTTTGCCCTCGGATCGCGACCTATTGCCCCCACCGGCTGTGACGGGAATCGGCGGAGGAGCGAGTAGT GATCCGGAAATGATGACTTCCTCGGAATCGGACGGTTCGGACGATTCCGATTCGAGCAGTAGTGACCAGGAGTCAGATAGCTCGACCGAGGACAACAATGATTCACCAGTGAAAG AATCTATATTTGATCCTCGACCGGAGCTGACCGGGGTTGGTGCCGCAGCGAGCGCGGTTGATCTGAGCAAAGACCTGTGTCTGTCATCAAACTCCGACTCGGACGACTAA
- the LOC131270503 gene encoding MAM domain-containing glycosylphosphatidylinositol anchor protein 2 translates to MSGLALDRIFAISRLTVALIVVQAVLGTNRQIVTGNPVAGSFRSVPTTVKAYENDTILLPCYHNAPYRYVRWSRDDFLLLDSRYPDLLAPPRMRLWANGSLEVAEVQTEDSGDYKCEIMTDGGWASQSHAIEVQYQATATVYPEGPIDIRVGQILEVACQVTGVPHPYIKWNYLNENLTLPFENERKLSVLIEDRNFSGLVECTATNGVGEQAIASVEVVVSFVPEIDVKTTTVHTKVGETGVLECVVTSHPVASIHWFHHGLPVVFDRRIVKLDVLVSKHQYYTVQRHQLAIRNLRDADLGQYECKAGNRIGIAGTQLELTGRPMVASFKPAAEMSSPTTHNFIWQTESFSPLIEYKLKFRRVPSGNVTPARRSFQQLSWSELIIPSDGSYGPLHSIGYTLQGLQPTSVYEVVVLSRNRYGWSDPSNILRFATGGEVEIDPMEMPEGPSSSVSSVPTTETIEYSESDGLGNGGLFTDNTIPTDYFDYGMTGSGRSEQTAACFSLIMLLVTTVEVIRAIKGF, encoded by the exons ATGTCGGGGCTCGCACTGGATCGAATATTTGCCATCTCTCGGCTGACGGTGGCGCTAATCGTGGTGCAGGCCGTCCTTGGCACCAATCGGCAGATTGTGACCGGAAATCCCGTCGCAGGATCGTTCCGGAGCGTGCCGACTACGGTAAAGGCGTACGAAAATGATACAATTCTGCTACCGTGCTATCATAATG CTCCATATCGCTACGTTCGCTGGTCGAGAGACGATTTTCTGCTGCTGGACTCACGATATCCAGATTTGCTTGCACCGCCACGGATGCGCCTTTGGGCCAACGGAAGTCTTGAGGTGGCGGAGGTGCAGACGGAAGATTCCGGAGACTACAAATGTGAAATCATGACCGACGGTGGTTGGGCTTCCCAGAGTCACGCCATCGAAGTTCAGT ATCAAGCGACTGCTACCGTCTATCCGGAGGGCCCCATCGATATTCGCGTTGGACAAATCCTAGAGGTAGCCTGCCAGGTAACTGGTGTACCCCATCCATACATCAAATGGAACTATCTG aaCGAGAACTTAACGCTACCGTTTGAAAACGAACGGAAACTGAGCGTGCTGATTGAAGACCGCAACTTCTCGGGGCTTGTGGAATGTACGGCCACAAATGGTGTTGGTGAGCAGGCCATCGCATCCGTGGAAGTTGTCGTAAGCT TTGTTCCCGAGATTGATGTGAAGACTACAACCGTGCACACGAAGGTCGGTGAAACGGGTGTCTTGGAGTGCGTGGTGACGTCGCACCCTGTCGCTTCGATCCACTGGTTTCATCATGGCTTGCCGGTAGTGTTCGATAGACGCATCGTAAAGCTAGACGTGTTGGTTAGCAAACACCAGTACTACACGGTCCAACGGCATCAGCTCGCGATACGCAACCTCCGTGACGCCGACCTGGGCCAGTATGAGTGCAAGGCGGGCAATAGGATAGGGATCGCCGGAACGCAGCTGGAGTTGACCGGACGGCCCATGGTGGCCAGCTTCAAACCGGCGGCGGAAATGTCATCCCCCACGACGCACAATTTTATCTGGCAAACGGAGAGCTTCTCACCGCTGATCGAGTATAAGCTCAAGTTCCGGCGGGTACCGTCGGGAAATGTAACGCCCGCACGCCGTTCCTTCCAGCAGCTTTCCTGGAGCGAACTTATCATTCCCTCTGACGGTTCGTATGGGCCACTGCACTCGATTGGGTACACCCTGCAAGGCCTCCAACCGACCAGTGTGTACGAGGTAGTCGTCCTCTCCCGGAACCGGTACGGCTGGAGCGACCCAAGCAATATCCTACGTTTCGCCACCGGTGGAGAGGTGGAAATCGATCCCATGGAGATGCCGGAAGGCCCATCATCTTCCGTGTCCTCCGTCCCGACGACGGAAACGATCGAGTACAGCGAATCTGATGGACTCGGCAATGGTGGTCTTTTCACGGACAATACGATTCCTACCGACTACTTTGACTACGGCATGACCGGAAGTGGGCGTAGTGAACAAACGGCTGCTTGTTTTAGTTTGATAATGCTATTGGTAACAACTGTTGAAGTTATTCGAGCAATAAAGGGCTTTTAG
- the LOC131261251 gene encoding deubiquitinase DESI2: MFSNGLPCNLAFPSCLGVPKDSGSDELLPTSMGSREPVILNVYDMYWINEYTTSIGLGVFHSGVEVFGTEFAYGGHPFPFTGVFEISPRDHDELGDQFRFRQSIQIGCTDFTEEEVRRIVEELGNQFRGDRYHLMNNNCNHFSGALTQILCGQEIPSWVNRLAHFSSCVPFLQRCLPKEWLTPNALQQSITAIQDRDSDSSPF, encoded by the exons ATGTTTTCAAACGGGCTTCCGTGCAATCTAGCATTTCCCAGCTGTCTCGGTGTGCCAAAGGATAGTGGAAGTGACGAGCTGCTGCCGACAAGCATGGGAAGTCGCGAACCTGTCATTCTCAACGTGTACGATATG TACTGGATCAACGAGTATACCACTTCAATCGGCCTAGGGGTGTTCCACTCGGGGGTGGAGGTCTTTGGCACGGAATTCGCCTACGGTGGCCATCCTTTTCCATTCACCGGTGTGTTCGAAATATCACCTCGCGACCACGATGAGCTTGGGGATCAGTTCCGGTTTCG GCAAAGTATCCAGATCGGTTGTACAGATTTCACAGAAGAAGAGGTACGAAGAATTGTGGAAGAACTTGGCAACCAGTTCCGGGGGGATCGATACCATCTGATGAACAACAACTGCAATCATTTTTCTGGCGCACTCACACAG ATCTTGTGTGGCCAGGAGATTCCCAGCTGGGTGAACCGATTAGCACACTTCAGCTCCTGTGTACCGTTTCTTCAACGCTGTTTACCAAA AGAATGGTTGACGCCAAACGCCTTACAACAATCGATTACCGCCATACAGGATCGTGACTCCGACTCGAGTCCTTTTTGA